In a genomic window of Equus przewalskii isolate Varuska chromosome 4, EquPr2, whole genome shotgun sequence:
- the PIK3CG gene encoding phosphatidylinositol 4,5-bisphosphate 3-kinase catalytic subunit gamma isoform isoform X1: MELENYEQPVVLREDNRRRRRRMKPRSAAASLSSMELIPIEFVLPTSQRNSKTPETALLHVAGHGNVEQMKAQVWLRALETSGAADFYHRLGPDHFLLLYQKKGQWYEIYDKYQVVQTLDCLRYWKVLHRSPGQIHVVQRHAPSEDTVAFQQQLTALIGYDVTDVSNVHDDELEFTRRRLVTPRMAEVAGRDPKLYAMHPWVTSKPLPEYLLKKITNNCIFIVIHRSTTSQTIKVSADDTPGTILQSFFTKMAKKKSLMDIPESQNEQDFVLRVCGRDEYLVGETPIKNFQWVRQCLKNGEEIHLVLDTPPDPALDQVRKEEWPLVDDCTGVTGYHEQLTIHGKDHESVFTVSLWDCDRKFRVKVRGIDIPVLPRNADLTVFVEANIQHGQQVLCQRRTSPKPFTEEVLWNVWLEFSIKIKDLPKGALLNLQIYCGKAPALSGKASADTSSSESKGKVQLLYYVNLLLIDHRFLLRHGEYVLHMWQLSGKGEDQGSFNADKLTSATNPDKENSMSISILLDNYCHPIALPKHRPTPDPEGDRVRAEMPNQLRKQLEAIIATDPLNPLTAEDKELLWHFRYESLKHPKAYPKLFSSVKWGQQEIVAKTYQLLAKREVWDQSALDVGLTMQLLDCSFPDENVRAIAVQKLESLEDDDVLHYLLQLVQAVKFEPYHDSALVRFLLKRGLRNKRIGHFLFWFLRSEIAQSRHYQQRFAVILEAYLRGCGMAMLHDFTQQVQVIEVLQKVTIDIKSLSAEKYDVSSQVISQLKQKLENLQNLNLPQSFRVPYDPGLKAGALVIEKCKVMASKKKPLWLEFKRADPTALSNETIGIIFKHGDDLRQDMLILQILRIMESIWETESLDLCLLPYGCISTGDKIGMIEIVKDATTIAKIQQSTVGNTGAFKDEVLSHWLKERCPLEEKFQAAVERFVYSCAGYCVATFVLGIGDRHNDNIMITETGNLFHIDFGHILGNYKSFLGINKERVPFVLTPDFLFVMGTSGKKTSLHFQKFQDVCVKAYLALRHHTNLLIILFSMMLMTGMPQLTSKEDIEYIRDALTVGKNEEDAKKYFLDQIEVCRDKGWTVQFNWFLHLVLGIKQGEKHSA, encoded by the exons ATGGAGCTGGAAAACTATGAACAGCCCGTGGTTCTGAGAGAGGACAACCGCCGCAGGCGCCGGAGGATGAAGCCGCGCAGCGCCGCGGCCAGCCTGTCCTCCATGGAGCTCATCCCCATCGAGTTCGTGCTGCCCACGAGCCAGCGCAACAGCAAGACCCCCGAAACGGCGCTGCTGCACGTGGCTGGCCACGGCAACGTGGAGCAGATGAAGGCGCAGGTGTGGCTGCGCGCGCTGGAGACCAGCGGAGCAGCGGACTTCTACCACCGGCTGGGGCCGGACCACTTCCTCCTGCTCTACCAGAAGAAGGGGCAGTGGTACGAGATCTACGACAAGTACCAGGTGGTGCAGACCCTGGACTGCCTGCGCTACTGGAAGGTGCTGCACAGGAGCCCAGGCCAGATCCACGTGGTGCAACGGCACGCGCCCTCGGAGGACACGGTGGCCTTCCAGCAGCAGCTCACAGCCCTGATTGGCTATGACGTCACCGATGTCAGCAACGTGCACGACGACGAGCTCGAGTTCACACGCCGCCGCCTGGTCACCCCGCGCATGGCCGAGGTGGCCGGCCGTGACCCCAAGCTCTACGCCATGCACCCCTGGGTGACGTCCAAGCCCCTGCCGGAGTACCTGTTGAAGAAGATTACCAACAACTGCATCTTCATTGTCATTCATCGCAGCACCACCAGCCAGACCATCAAGGTCTCGGCAGATGATACCCCAGGCACCATCCTCCAGAGCTTCTTCACCAAGATGGCCAAGAAGAAGTCTCTGATGGATATCCCGGAAAGCCAAAACGAACAGGACTTTGTGCTGCGCGTCTGTGGCCGGGATGAGTACCTGGTGGGTGAAACGCCCATCAAAAACTTTCAGTGGGTGAGGCAGTGCCTCAAGAATGGGGAGGAGATTCACCTGGTGCTTGACACTCCTCCGGACCCAGCCCTGGACCAGGTGAGGAAAGAAGAGTGGCCACTGGTGGATGACTGCACGGGAGTCACCGGCTACCATGAGCAGCTGACCATCCACGGGAAGGACCATGAGAGCGTGTTCACCGTGTCCCTGTGGGACTGTGACCGGAAGTTCAGGGTTAAAGTCAGAGGCATTGATATCCCGGTCCTGCCCCGGAACGCTGACCTCACGGTGTTTGTGGAGGCAAACATCCAGCATGGGCAGCAAGTCCTTTGCCAAAGGAGAACCAGCCCCAAACCCTTCACGGAGGAGGTGCTCTGGAACGTGTGGCTTGAATTCAGCATCAAAATCAAAGACTTACCCAAAGGGGCTCTTCTGAACCTCCAGATCTACTGTGGCAAAGCTCCAGCGCTGTCTGGCAAGGCCTCTGCAGACACTTCCAGTTCTGAGTCCAAAGGCAAAGTTCAGCTTCTCTATTATGTGAACCTGCTGCTGATAGACCACCGGTTCCTCCTGCGCCATGGGGAATACGTGCTCCACATGTGGCAGTTATCCGGGAAGGGCGAAGATCAAGGGAGCTTCAACGCTGACAAGCTCACCTCTGCAACCAACCCGGACAAGGAGAACTCCATGTCCATCTCCATTCTCCTGGACAATTACTGTCACCCAATAGCCTTGCCTAAGCATCGGCCCACCCCTGATCCCGAAGGGGACCGGGTTCGAGCCGAAATGCCCAACCAGCTTCGGAAACAACTGGAGGCAATCATAGCCACTGACCCACTTAACCCTCTCACAGCAGAAGACAAAGAATTGCTCTGGCATTTCAGATATGAAAGCCTTAAGCATCCAAAAGCATATCCTAAGCTATTTAGCTCAGTGAAATGGGGACAGCAAGAAATTGTGGCCAAAACTTATCAGTTGTTAGCCAAAAGGGAGGTATGGGATCAAAGTGCATTGGATGTTGGGCTAACGATGCAACTCCTGGACTGCAGCTTTCCAGATGAAAATGTAAGAGCCATTGCGGTCCAGAAACTGGAGAGCTTGGAGGACGATGACGTTCTGCACTACCTGCTGCAGCTGGTCCAG GCTGTGAAGTTTGAACCATACCATGACAGTGCCCTTGTCAGATTTCTGCTGAAGCGTGGCTTAAGA AACAAAAGAATTGGTCACTTCTTGTTTTGGTTCTTGCGAAGTGAGATAGCCCAGTCCAGGCACTACCAGCAGAGGTTCGCTGTGATCCTGGAGGCCTACCTGAGAGGCTGTGGTATGGCCATGCTGCACGACTTTACCCAGCAAGTCCAAGTCATCGAGGTGTTACAGAAAGTCACCATTGACATTAAATCGCTCTCAGCTGAAAAGTATGACGTCAGTTCTCAAG TTATATCACAACTTAAGCAAAAGCTTGAAAACCTGCAGAATTTGAATCTCCCTCAAAGCTTTAGAGTTCCCTATGATCCTGGGCTGAAAGCAGGAGCGCTGGTG ATTGAAAAATGCAAAGTGATGGCCTCCAAGAAGAAGCCCCTGTGGCTTGAGTTTAAACGTGCCGACCCTACAGCTCTCTCAAATGAAACCATTGGAATTATCTTTAAACATGGAGACGATCTGCGCCAAGACATGCTTATTTTACAG ATTCTAAGGATCATGGAGTCTATCTGGGAGACTGAATCCTTGGATCTGTGCCTCCTGCCATATGGTTGCATTTCGACTGGGGACAAAATTG GAATGATCGAGATTGTAAAAGATGCCACAACAATTGCCAAAATTCAGCAAAGCACAGTGGGCAACACGGGAGCATTTAAGGATGAAGTCCTGAGTCACTGGCTCAAAGAGAGATGCCCTCTTGAAGAAAAG TTTCAGGCAGCAGTGGAGAGATTTGTTTATTCCTGTGCTGGCTACTGTGTGGCAACCTTTGTTCTCGGAATAGGCGACAGGCACAATGATAATATTATGATCACAGAGACGG gaAATCTATTTCATATTGACTTTGGGCACATTCTTGGGAATTACAAAAGTTTCCTGGGCATTAATAAAGAAAGAGTGCCGTTTGTGCTAACCCCAGACTTCCTGTTTGTGATGGGAACTTCTGGAAAGAAGACAAGCCTCCACTTCCAGAAATTTCAG
- the PIK3CG gene encoding phosphatidylinositol 4,5-bisphosphate 3-kinase catalytic subunit gamma isoform isoform X2 → MELENYEQPVVLREDNRRRRRRMKPRSAAASLSSMELIPIEFVLPTSQRNSKTPETALLHVAGHGNVEQMKAQVWLRALETSGAADFYHRLGPDHFLLLYQKKGQWYEIYDKYQVVQTLDCLRYWKVLHRSPGQIHVVQRHAPSEDTVAFQQQLTALIGYDVTDVSNVHDDELEFTRRRLVTPRMAEVAGRDPKLYAMHPWVTSKPLPEYLLKKITNNCIFIVIHRSTTSQTIKVSADDTPGTILQSFFTKMAKKKSLMDIPESQNEQDFVLRVCGRDEYLVGETPIKNFQWVRQCLKNGEEIHLVLDTPPDPALDQVRKEEWPLVDDCTGVTGYHEQLTIHGKDHESVFTVSLWDCDRKFRVKVRGIDIPVLPRNADLTVFVEANIQHGQQVLCQRRTSPKPFTEEVLWNVWLEFSIKIKDLPKGALLNLQIYCGKAPALSGKASADTSSSESKGKVQLLYYVNLLLIDHRFLLRHGEYVLHMWQLSGKGEDQGSFNADKLTSATNPDKENSMSISILLDNYCHPIALPKHRPTPDPEGDRVRAEMPNQLRKQLEAIIATDPLNPLTAEDKELLWHFRYESLKHPKAYPKLFSSVKWGQQEIVAKTYQLLAKREVWDQSALDVGLTMQLLDCSFPDENVRAIAVQKLESLEDDDVLHYLLQLVQAVKFEPYHDSALVRFLLKRGLRNKRIGHFLFWFLRSEIAQSRHYQQRFAVILEAYLRGCGMAMLHDFTQQVQVIEVLQKVTIDIKSLSAEKYDVSSQVISQLKQKLENLQNLNLPQSFRVPYDPGLKAGALVIEKCKVMASKKKPLWLEFKRADPTALSNETIGIIFKHGDDLRQDMLILQILRIMESIWETESLDLCLLPYGCISTGDKIGMIEIVKDATTIAKIQQSTVGNTGAFKDEVLSHWLKERCPLEEKFQAAVERFVYSCAGYCVATFVLGIGDRHNDNIMITETGNLFHIDFGHILGNYKSFLGINKERVPFVLTPDFLFVMGTSGKKTSLHFQKFQVE, encoded by the exons ATGGAGCTGGAAAACTATGAACAGCCCGTGGTTCTGAGAGAGGACAACCGCCGCAGGCGCCGGAGGATGAAGCCGCGCAGCGCCGCGGCCAGCCTGTCCTCCATGGAGCTCATCCCCATCGAGTTCGTGCTGCCCACGAGCCAGCGCAACAGCAAGACCCCCGAAACGGCGCTGCTGCACGTGGCTGGCCACGGCAACGTGGAGCAGATGAAGGCGCAGGTGTGGCTGCGCGCGCTGGAGACCAGCGGAGCAGCGGACTTCTACCACCGGCTGGGGCCGGACCACTTCCTCCTGCTCTACCAGAAGAAGGGGCAGTGGTACGAGATCTACGACAAGTACCAGGTGGTGCAGACCCTGGACTGCCTGCGCTACTGGAAGGTGCTGCACAGGAGCCCAGGCCAGATCCACGTGGTGCAACGGCACGCGCCCTCGGAGGACACGGTGGCCTTCCAGCAGCAGCTCACAGCCCTGATTGGCTATGACGTCACCGATGTCAGCAACGTGCACGACGACGAGCTCGAGTTCACACGCCGCCGCCTGGTCACCCCGCGCATGGCCGAGGTGGCCGGCCGTGACCCCAAGCTCTACGCCATGCACCCCTGGGTGACGTCCAAGCCCCTGCCGGAGTACCTGTTGAAGAAGATTACCAACAACTGCATCTTCATTGTCATTCATCGCAGCACCACCAGCCAGACCATCAAGGTCTCGGCAGATGATACCCCAGGCACCATCCTCCAGAGCTTCTTCACCAAGATGGCCAAGAAGAAGTCTCTGATGGATATCCCGGAAAGCCAAAACGAACAGGACTTTGTGCTGCGCGTCTGTGGCCGGGATGAGTACCTGGTGGGTGAAACGCCCATCAAAAACTTTCAGTGGGTGAGGCAGTGCCTCAAGAATGGGGAGGAGATTCACCTGGTGCTTGACACTCCTCCGGACCCAGCCCTGGACCAGGTGAGGAAAGAAGAGTGGCCACTGGTGGATGACTGCACGGGAGTCACCGGCTACCATGAGCAGCTGACCATCCACGGGAAGGACCATGAGAGCGTGTTCACCGTGTCCCTGTGGGACTGTGACCGGAAGTTCAGGGTTAAAGTCAGAGGCATTGATATCCCGGTCCTGCCCCGGAACGCTGACCTCACGGTGTTTGTGGAGGCAAACATCCAGCATGGGCAGCAAGTCCTTTGCCAAAGGAGAACCAGCCCCAAACCCTTCACGGAGGAGGTGCTCTGGAACGTGTGGCTTGAATTCAGCATCAAAATCAAAGACTTACCCAAAGGGGCTCTTCTGAACCTCCAGATCTACTGTGGCAAAGCTCCAGCGCTGTCTGGCAAGGCCTCTGCAGACACTTCCAGTTCTGAGTCCAAAGGCAAAGTTCAGCTTCTCTATTATGTGAACCTGCTGCTGATAGACCACCGGTTCCTCCTGCGCCATGGGGAATACGTGCTCCACATGTGGCAGTTATCCGGGAAGGGCGAAGATCAAGGGAGCTTCAACGCTGACAAGCTCACCTCTGCAACCAACCCGGACAAGGAGAACTCCATGTCCATCTCCATTCTCCTGGACAATTACTGTCACCCAATAGCCTTGCCTAAGCATCGGCCCACCCCTGATCCCGAAGGGGACCGGGTTCGAGCCGAAATGCCCAACCAGCTTCGGAAACAACTGGAGGCAATCATAGCCACTGACCCACTTAACCCTCTCACAGCAGAAGACAAAGAATTGCTCTGGCATTTCAGATATGAAAGCCTTAAGCATCCAAAAGCATATCCTAAGCTATTTAGCTCAGTGAAATGGGGACAGCAAGAAATTGTGGCCAAAACTTATCAGTTGTTAGCCAAAAGGGAGGTATGGGATCAAAGTGCATTGGATGTTGGGCTAACGATGCAACTCCTGGACTGCAGCTTTCCAGATGAAAATGTAAGAGCCATTGCGGTCCAGAAACTGGAGAGCTTGGAGGACGATGACGTTCTGCACTACCTGCTGCAGCTGGTCCAG GCTGTGAAGTTTGAACCATACCATGACAGTGCCCTTGTCAGATTTCTGCTGAAGCGTGGCTTAAGA AACAAAAGAATTGGTCACTTCTTGTTTTGGTTCTTGCGAAGTGAGATAGCCCAGTCCAGGCACTACCAGCAGAGGTTCGCTGTGATCCTGGAGGCCTACCTGAGAGGCTGTGGTATGGCCATGCTGCACGACTTTACCCAGCAAGTCCAAGTCATCGAGGTGTTACAGAAAGTCACCATTGACATTAAATCGCTCTCAGCTGAAAAGTATGACGTCAGTTCTCAAG TTATATCACAACTTAAGCAAAAGCTTGAAAACCTGCAGAATTTGAATCTCCCTCAAAGCTTTAGAGTTCCCTATGATCCTGGGCTGAAAGCAGGAGCGCTGGTG ATTGAAAAATGCAAAGTGATGGCCTCCAAGAAGAAGCCCCTGTGGCTTGAGTTTAAACGTGCCGACCCTACAGCTCTCTCAAATGAAACCATTGGAATTATCTTTAAACATGGAGACGATCTGCGCCAAGACATGCTTATTTTACAG ATTCTAAGGATCATGGAGTCTATCTGGGAGACTGAATCCTTGGATCTGTGCCTCCTGCCATATGGTTGCATTTCGACTGGGGACAAAATTG GAATGATCGAGATTGTAAAAGATGCCACAACAATTGCCAAAATTCAGCAAAGCACAGTGGGCAACACGGGAGCATTTAAGGATGAAGTCCTGAGTCACTGGCTCAAAGAGAGATGCCCTCTTGAAGAAAAG TTTCAGGCAGCAGTGGAGAGATTTGTTTATTCCTGTGCTGGCTACTGTGTGGCAACCTTTGTTCTCGGAATAGGCGACAGGCACAATGATAATATTATGATCACAGAGACGG gaAATCTATTTCATATTGACTTTGGGCACATTCTTGGGAATTACAAAAGTTTCCTGGGCATTAATAAAGAAAGAGTGCCGTTTGTGCTAACCCCAGACTTCCTGTTTGTGATGGGAACTTCTGGAAAGAAGACAAGCCTCCACTTCCAGAAATTTCAG